TGACGGCGACGGTTTCGCCACAGCCGTTGAACACGTCGGTGTAGCGCCAGCTCTGCGAGTACTGCACGCACTCCGGAGCCGCGGATTCGGTGGCCGCCGAAGCGGACGGGGCGGCGGCCAGGGCCACGAGGAGGCCCGCCGCGGTCACGGCGGCGAGGGTGGCCGGATGCGATCCGCGCTTCATGAGGTTGCTCATGCTCCGCATCTTTGAGACCCACAAGAGCTTGCGCAACTTTCTGCAAGACTTTTCAGTCACTCGCCGGATTGCCCTATTAACCCGCAGGCCAGCTGCTGTTCCAAGCGTTGAAAGGCGATGCACGCCTGACACTCAAAGCAACCGGGACAAACTCACGGCGTACATGCCGTCAACGCCGTCGAACTGTTCGGACCATCGACGGAGCCTGCCGCGCCACGCGGTTCACAGTGGCCTGGATTGACTGGTCGGCGCCAGGCTGAGGGCACGCCGTCACGCAGACCGAGTGCGTGCGCGCACACGAAAGCGGCCTGACTCCCTTCGTCCCGCCGACCCGGCCTGACCCGCCCGGAAGGCGGTTGCCTGTGAGACGACCGGAGAGGTGCGCAGGGCGCGGCTGGTCAGATCGGTACCGGACGGGACGGGTGGGCAAGCACGCGAAATCTCCTGGCGGACGGGTGGTCTTGGTCGTGAACCCGTCGGCCAGGAGCTTCGCCACATCACCGCACCGCTGTGAGCCCTCAACTCCCTCGGCCCGCACGGGGATCCGAAGTCGATCTCAATAGGTAAGGCGCGGAGGGCTGGACACCCCGGTCTCCCGGTCGCTGAGCCTGGCGTCCAGGGTCTCCTGAGCCGTGCGCATCGCCTCGGCGTACTTCGGCTCGGACATCCGCTGCCAGGCAACGTCCGGTTCGACGTTCTCCACGCGGCTCACCACCCACCAGATGTTGCCGAACGGGTCCTGCACTCTGCCGCCGCGGTCTCCCCACGCACTGTCGGCGGCCTCAGTGATCACCTGCGCCCCGTGCGCGACAGCAGCGGCCATGGCGGCATCGGCGTCCGGGACGTAGGCCCGCAACAAGGACGGCATCGCCGGCCAGTCGGGCCGTCGGTCGAAGGCCAGGACGACCGTGTCGCCGACTCGGATCTCGCCGTGGCCGATGGTGCCGTCCTCGACCGGCACCCGTGCGATCTCTTCGCCGTCGAACGCGGCGGTGATGAAGTCGAGCAGTGCGCCGGTGTCATCGGTGACCACCCACGGCGCGACGCTGGTGTAGCCCTCGGGTGCCGTGTGACTCATCGGCCTCGTCCCTCCTGTGGCTCTTCGTGATGTGATGACACTAGGAGGCGTCCAGGACAGGTTGAGTCCTCGATGGATGATCCGCGGGGAGCCGACTGCTTCCGCGATGTGACTACGGCCGGGAACGCTGATCAGTCCTGCGGCTCACCTCGTGGTTCAGGGCTCGGCTGTCCGCACTGCCGGGTGCCGGTGAACAGGCGACAGCGCCGTGGCAAGTGCGCCGCGCACCCGCCACCGCGACAGCCGGGCCGCCCCACAATCGGACTGGCGCTCCTTCGGATCATCTGATCGTTGGTCGGTGTGTGTCGTTGACTGATGCTCAGTAGGCGAGGATTGAGCCGTTCCTGCCGGATCGGACGCCGAGGCGGGGTGGGCGGCGGCCTGATCACCGGCAGGTGATCGACGCGATCGCGTTCAAGTACCGCACCGGCACCCGTGGATGGACCTGCCCGAGCACTTCGGTTTGTGGAAGGGGGTCCACAACCGGCTGCGGAAGTGGGCTGTCGACGGCACCTGGGAGAAGGTCTTCACCGCTCTGCTGGCCCAGGCCGGCGCCGAGGGCGACCTCGACTGGATCGTCTCTGTCGACTCCACCATCGTCCGGGCTCATCAGCACGCTGCCGGGGCCCGTCAGAAGGGGCCTTGGCGGGGGAGCCGGACGGCCATGCCCTGGGACGCTCCGCGGCGGACTGACCACGAAGGTCCATCTTGCCGCGGACAGCCGCTGCCGCCCGCTCGCGTTCGTCCTCACGCCCGGACAGGCCGGTGACACACCGGCGTTCCCCGAGTCATGGCCCGGCTGCGAGTGCCACGACCGGTCGGCCGGCCCCGGACCACACCGGAGATGGTCCTGGCCGACAAGGCCCACTCATCCCGCGCAATCCGCAGTCATCTGCGCCGAAGGATCCGGGCGGTGATCCGTCAGCCCTCCGGCCAGGTCGCCAAGCGCAAGAAGCGAGGCCGGTCCGGCGGTCGCCCGCCTGCCTTTGACCGCGAGGCTTATAAGCAGTGCAACACCGTCGAACGGTGCATCAACAAGCTCAAGCCATGGCGCGGCCTGGCCAGCCGCTACGACAAGAACGCCACCATCTACCTCGCCGGACTCCACATCGCGCCACCATCTACCCATCTACCTCGCCGGACTCCACATCGCCGCCATCTTCATCTGGTCGGCGAGATGATCCGAAAGAAGCCGCCTAGCCCGAGGTGGAGCCGAGCCGCCATGGGGTCGGTTCTGGGGGGCGGCACAAGACACTGTTCACTGTCAGGGGCCCTCAGCGGAGACATGGCGAGCCGGCTCTGCGGCCAGGCGCCGCATCACTGTGCGGTTGGCGCGTCGCATCGTGGCCCGGATGGCGGGTGCCAGCAGGCGCTCGGCGAGAGGGGCGCACGTCCAGGTGTAGGTGAAGGAGACGCGGCTTCCGCCTGCGGGCA
This genomic window from Streptomyces thermolilacinus SPC6 contains:
- a CDS encoding VOC family protein, whose product is MSHTAPEGYTSVAPWVVTDDTGALLDFITAAFDGEEIARVPVEDGTIGHGEIRVGDTVVLAFDRRPDWPAMPSLLRAYVPDADAAMAAAVAHGAQVITEAADSAWGDRGGRVQDPFGNIWWVVSRVENVEPDVAWQRMSEPKYAEAMRTAQETLDARLSDRETGVSSPPRLTY
- a CDS encoding alpha-amylase: MSNLMKRGSHPATLAAVTAAGLLVALAAAPSASAATESAAPECVQYSQSWRYTDVFNGCGETVAVTVEYTNGQWAPCRVIQPGQSATFAGYGTDGNYVTGLRTCDPAATSGA